The Clostridia bacterium region TGCCTACTTTGAAGAGGAGCTGCGCCGCCTGGAGAAGAGCCATTTTTTCCCTGTGAGCTTCGTGATCTGCGATCTGGACGGGCTAAAAGTGGTAAACGATGCGCTCGGGCATGAACGGGGCGACGAGCTTCTGCGCCGGGCGGCCGCGGCGATAGCGGCCTGCCTGCGGGCTTCGGACGTGGTGGCCAGGGTGGGCGGAGACGAGTTCGTGGTGCTCCTTCCCGGTACCGACCGGAAGGGGGCGGAGGCGGTGGCGGAGCGGATACTGGCGGAGGTGGAGGAGGATAACCTGTCCCACCCCGAGTTGCCGCTGAGCCTTTCTATCGGCACGGCGGCGGCGCAGGACGCCTCCGTATCCCTGTGGTCCGTCTACAAGGAAGCGGACGATGCCATGTACCGGGACAAGCTGGCCAGAGGGCGCGAGCCGCGCCTGGCGGTACTCCGGGTGCTAAAGGCGGTGCTGGCCGAGAAGGACCTGCACAGCGAGCGCCTGCGGGAAATGGCCTGTGCGCTGGGCGAGGCGGTGGGGCTTTCGCGGGAGGAGATGGACCGTCTCTGCCTGCTGGTAGAGGTACACGATATCGGTAAGCTCGGTGTGCCTCGGCATATTCTTCTCAAGCCGGGCACGCTTTCGACGGAAGAGTGGAAGGAGGTTAAGCGCCACCCCGAGATCGGGTACCGCATAGCGCTGTCCTCGCCCGAGCTGGCCTCGGTGGCCGACCTTATCCTTCAGTGCCGGGAGCGGTGGGACGGGACGGGTTACCCGCAGGGCCTGCGCGGAGAGGAAATCCACCTCCTGTGCCGGATACTGGCGGTGGTGGAGGCCTACGAGGTGATGACCACGGATCGGCCCTACCGGAGGGCGCTGAGCCATCAGGAAGCGGTGGCGGAACTGAAGCGGGGTGCGGGGAGGCAGTTCGACCCTAAATTGGTAGAGATCTTTCTTGGGCTAATCGGGGACTCATAATGAGGCCGGCTCGCCGGGCCCGGGCTACCCTCTTGAAATCCGGGGCAACGGGCCATCGGCTTTTCCAGGGGCAGGAGAACGGCCGGCGGCAACGAATATTTAGGCAAAACTTACGGTTTGGGGGGACGGCTTCTGACCGAGGACGAAACGGTAGTAAGCTGGCTGGATGGTCTGCGCCTGAACCGGTTTCACTACGGGCTGATGCTCCTGGTGGGATCGGTGGAGCTCTTTTCCGGTTACAACTCCCAAATTATCGCCTACACCCTGCCCCAAATCATGCGGGACTGGCGCCTCAACCCGGTCCTGGGCGGCACTCTTTCCTCCTACACCTTCATGGGCTTCATGGTGGGCACCGCGGTCCTGGGGGCCGTGGCGGACCGCATAGGGCGCAAACGGGCTCTGATGCTGGCGGTGACCGTTTTTGCTCTCTTCGGAGGGCTTGCGGGTCTGGCGCGAGGCTTCTTCTGGTTCGCGATACTGCGTTTTCTGGCGGGCATAGGCATGGGTGGGGCGCTGCCGATAGCTATTGCCTTGGTGTCCGAGTATGCCCCTGCCCGGGCCCGAGGGAAGGCGGTGACGATCATGGCCTGCGGGTTTAATCTCGGCTGGGCCGTGGCGGCGCTGGGCGGGATGCTGATTGTGCCCACCCTGGGGTGGCGGGCGGCCCTGCTGGTGGGCATGCTTCCCTTGCTGCTGCTTCCTCTGTTTTGGCTCCGGCTGCCGGAGTCGGTACAGTTCCTGAGCGTTCGGGGCCGCTACCTGGAGGCGCTCCGCGAAGTCCGGCGCCTGGAGGCGGCGGCCGGGACGCCGCCCCGGGAATGGGGCCGGCAACACTTCGCCTTCGTCACCGCATCATCCGGGAGCCGGGCTCGGGACATTTTCGGGTCAGGGCTGGCGCCGACTACGCTCCTGCTCTGGATCACCTATTTCTTCGCCTTCTTGGCCGTTTACGGGCTTTCTATATGGTTGCCTTCCCTCCTCCTGGCTTCAGGTTTTTCCGTCACCCAGGGCTATGGCTTGGGCATGTTTCAGTCGGTATGCGCCGTGGGGGGAGGGCTGGTTTCCGGCTTGCTCATGGATCGCTGGGGCCGCAAGCCGGTGCTGGCGGGCTACTACCTGCTCGGCGGCGCGGCCCTGTGCCTTCTCGCCGCCGTCTCCTCGGGCTTGGCCTGGTGGTGGCGGCTGCCGCTACCGGCGCTTTCATATTGTCCGTGCCTATGCCCCAGCACGTGGTGGCAGGAGAGGTGTATCCCACCCGGGTCCGCTCCACCGGGGTGGGCTGGGCGCTTACCTTCGGACGGCTGGGATCTATTTTGGGGCCGGTTTTGGTAGGCGCCCTGCAGGTGGCGGGGTTCGGCGCGGGCCTGAATTTCTTTGTCCTGGCCCTGCCCTGCTTCCTCTGCGGGGTGCTGGTGCTGCTGCCGTTTTTCAGGGCCGGAGGGCAGGTGCGGAGCGCCTCGGCGCCGGCCTGACCGGCGTCCGAGCCCGGCGCACCTGCCGGCGGTTGATCCGGCCAACCCCGGAGGTGTTGCCATGCCTTTGCCCGGTGCGGGCGGAGGCAGGAGTGCCATTGCCCTCACCTGCGTGACCCAAAACCCCCAACCCGGCGCCATATTGGGTATTGGACCCTCCTTCGGCCCGCGCTTTACGGAGTTCTTTATGGCTCATCCTGGCACATGTAGCGGAGCGCTACAGGAATCTCCCTCCACCTCGGCAGGCTACGGGCAGTCAACCTGACCGGCAGGCATACGCAACCGATGTGCCGTTTCGGGACACTACCGTGCTGCATGAAATTACCAGTCAGGGCACGGGCCTGGCATTGTTGTTGCTTCCTAGTTTGGACAAACCCACAAACGGCACCCGCATGGCCGGCCATGGGGGCCTAGGCAGTCCTCTTCGGAGGATTGGCTTTCTGACTACACTTATCCGGATTGCCCCGCGAACAGGGTCCTTTGTGCGTCACGGCATCTTCCGGGACAGCATCTTCATTAGGGCCGGTTACCGTCGGTGGGAGGACTCGGCTACTAGATTGGGGAGGGGTGGACCAGATGGGGCAGAACCGAGTAGAAAGGGTTTATCGTCTCTGGGAGGCCGTTGTTTTTCGGCGCGGCAGTCCCGACACGGCGGCCAGGTACGTGGACCCGGCCATTATTCAATCGTGGCAGCGGTGTCTGTCGAGGAACCTCAGTCCCGAGCGGCCGGTAGCCAAGCGGCTCGACGACGGCGAAATAAGAGCCCGACGAAAGCAGTACGCCAGGCTGATCGAGATTGCCCGGCTCTTTCTGGAGCGGCTCTACCACCTGGTTACGGGTTCCGGCTTTGTAGTGGTTCTGCTGGACCGGGAAGCCTGCATCCTCGAGCTCATGGGCGACGAAGAAATCCTCAATCGGGACTACTACTTTCGGGTGGGCGAATTCTGGGACGAAGAAAGCAAGGGAACCAACGCCATGGGCCTGGCCAAGGTGGAGCAGAAGCACGTGCAGGTGTACGCCACCGAGCACTACTGCCGGGCTAACCACTGGCTGACTTGCTCTGCCGCTCCCATCCGCAACGAGGACGGCGAGATGATCGGAATTCTCGACGTCTCCGGGGACTACCGGCGGGCTCACGCCCACACCCTGGGAATGGTGGTGGCGGCCGTTCAGGCCATCGAGAATCATCTGCGCTTGGAAGCGGCCGGTGCGGAGATCTCTCGTTCCTACAGCAATATTGCCGCCATAGTGGAGGCCATCTCCGACGGGCTGGTATCCTTTGACCACCACGGATCGGTGACCATGGTGAACCACGTGGCGGCCAGGATGCTGGGGGTCACCGTAGCCGATTGCCTGGGACAGCCGCTGGACAAGATGCTCAACCTGCCGACGGCGACCATTAGGAATATCATTGAGGGCCAGCAGGTGCTCACCGATCAAGAGATCTTCGTAGACACGGGGCGAGGCCCCATGTATTTCCTGATGTCCGGGCGGCCGATACTGGACGGAGAGCAGAAGGTGTGCGGGGGCGTGGTCACCCTGCGGCCCATGGGCAGCGTGCACAGGTTAATAACCAAGATGGTGGGCGCGAGTGCGCGTTTCACCTTCGAGGATATTCTGGGCAGCAGCCCGTCCATCCGCCGGGCCATCCAGGCAGCCAAGTCGGTGGCGCGCAGCACGTCGACCGTATTGCTGGAAGGGGAGAGTGGAACCGGCAAGGAGATGTTCGCCCAGGCCATTCACAACGCCAGCCCGGTGGCGGCGGGGCCGTTTGTGGCCATAAACTGTGGGGCAATTCCCCGGGAGCTGGTGGAGAGCGAGCTTTTCGGGTACGAGGAGGGGGCGTTTACCGGCGCCAGGCGCGGCGGTCGGCCGGGCAAGTTCGAGCTGGCCAACGGCGGGACGGTTTTCCTGGACGAGGTGGGCGACATGCCCTGGGAGACGCAGGCGGCCCTCCTGCGGGTGCTTCAGGAGAAACAGGTGGTACGGGTGGGTGGGTTAAAGCCAATCCCGGTGACCATCAGGGTGATCGCCGCGACCAATAGGGATCTAAAGAAGGAAGTGGAGAAAGGCAATTTTCGGGGCGATCTCTACTACCGGCTCAACGTGGTAAGCATCAGGGTGCCGCCGCTGCGCGAGCGCAGGGAAGACATCGCCCTTCTGGTTCAGCACTTCATCCAGAAGTTTTCCGCCCTCTTACGCATGCCGCCCAATGAGATAGACCCGGCGGTGCTGGACATATTCTACCTCTATTCCTGGCCGGGAAACGTTAGGGAGTTGTCCAACCTGATCGAGAGGGCGGTCAACCTGGCCCAGGGAAAGCCCATTGCCGTTGAGCATCTGCCCGACTACCTGCAGGCGATGCTCAAGGCCGGCGGGACGGCCAACCTGACGGTCCCCCACTTGCCGGAGGCGGCGTTTTATCGTCAGCAGCGCCAGCTGATAGTAGAAACGCTCGAGACGGTTGAGGGTAACATTGCCAAGTGTTCGCGCGTGCTGGGCATCAGCCGGAGCACCCTGTACCGAAAGCTCAAGAGATACGGGATCAGCGTGCCTCGAAAGATCATGTAGCACCTGTGTCAGGCAACAGGTGACACATGCTTCAGATTGGGCCACAGGCCGCGCACCTGCGGCACGCAGAAAGGGCCTGGCAGCTGCACTTCATCCCTAAGAGGGGCTGGCATGGTAGTTGCGTAGACAGACTTAGTTGAAAAGTCTTCCGGTGGGGGTGTTGAGCAGTGAGTGAAGCCCTTTATTCCAAGATGGCGGCCGAAGCCATGGCCGCACAAAAGGCGGACCTCGAGGTGATCAGGGAAAAGCGCGGTAGCCGTTTTCGCGTTACCGACGCCAAACCCTACGTGGACGCGGTCAACGGTATGCAGCCCGCCGAGGGGCAGAGTGCGGAAGTCTTCCGGCTCCATGTGGATTCGGTCAATGCCCACTACCAGATTCTCTGCCAGCTCACCGACACGGTGCGGCCAGAGGATGATCCCTTCGTAGAGCACTATCAGACGCCGGCGGTTCTGGAAATCCTCTACGCACTGGACCCGCCCTTCCGCAGGGCGGTAGAAGCCTTCATCAAAGCCATCGAGGATAACGAGGTGCTTATCGGCCGGGAGGCGGTCCGCCGCTACGGGGGCTTTTACGGCCCCACCTGCGTGGTGGACTTTGCCTTCTGCCCCGGCTCAACCCGCAACGTGGTGAATACGATCCTGAACGGTCTCGACATCGATAGGGCGTACAAGCAGGCCATCCTGTCGGCCAAGTCCTGGGGAATGAATACCTCCTACGGAATAGGGGCGGCTTTCGCCGCGGCGCTGGAAGCCGGGAAGACGGTTGCCGAAGCGGTAAGGGCAGAGATCGAGACCCTCAAGCTGGTCTACGATCGGCCGATCGAGGCCCAGGCCAAGCTCATGGCCGAGGCCGGCCATGCCTCGTTCGACGTGAAAGCCTACATGGAAAGGTATAAGGAGAGCATCAAGCCCGCGGTGGAGGCGGCGGTCAAGGCCGGAGTCCACTACGGCAACATCGTAACCGTACCCGCTTACTGTGTGGGAGATGTGGCCCACCACATCAGCCAGTCGATGTACAACATGGCCAAGGACGACGTAACCATGGCCATCATCGACGCGGTTTCCCGGGTTATGGAGGAAACCCTGAACCACGGCCTGCAGCAGGGCTACAAGAGCGCCTACGACGTTCTCAGCGTGGCCACCGGATCTACGGCGGCGGCCACCGCCTACATCCTGGAGAAAGACGGGTTTACCGTTCCCATGGTGGTCGATCTGCTGGTTAAGCGTTTCACCAACTACGTCCAGATGTACCCGAACCGGGGAGCGGCGGCGGAGCTGCATAACTGCGACTTCATGGACATGATCCTCCGGGGCGCCAAGATTCTGGAGCCCGCGCCCATAGGTTCGGGCGGCAAGGTGCGCGGCGTGGAGGTGCAGCTCGCTCCGGTGGACCAGAACGAGGTGCTGAGCAACCCGCAGCGGTACACCTATCCCGCTTGCGCCATAACCGTGAGGTTCTCTTCGCTGATGCGCCTGGCCGACTTCCCCTGCCTGCTCACCAGCGAGCCGGTGACCGCCACTCTGATGACCAACATCATCGCCCTGGAGCCGACAAAGCCCGGTTCGCCGGCGCGGGTGTGCAAGGACTGTGCGGTGTGCACGCTGGTCAAGCGTCACAACCACTGCAACTGGAAGGAAGCGGTGTAAGGAGAGGAACCCGAAGCAGAGGTGGAGACGGGCGAGGGAGCAAGGGACGGGCGGTCGGCGTCATGGCGGTGCGCAGCTGCGAACCGGGGTGGAGTGGCGCGCTGCCCGTCCTTCTTTTTTGGCTCCGGTCAGTTCTCACAAAGAAGGAGGAGCAGGATTGCCATGGCTTACTCCCTGGGAAAGAAGTTTCTGGCCGAACTCATCGGCACCTGGATGCTGGTGATCGTGGGGCCGGGAGCCGCCGCGGTGACGCTGATGTTGGCAGCGGGCGAGCAGAAGGCCTCCAGCTTTAACATCGGTATCGGGGCCCTCGGCGGGCTGGGAGACTGGTTTGCCGTCGGCATGGCCTTCGCCATCATTATCGCCGCCGCCATATACGTTTTCGGCCCGGTATCGGGGTGCCACATTAATCCCGCCGTGAGCATAGCGCTGTGGGCGGGCAAGAAGCTTCCGGCCAAAGAGCTGGTACCTTACCTGGTGGCTCAGTTTCTGGGTGCGGCGCTGGGCTCTCTCACCTTGCTGGGTCTGCTGGGGTACGAGGGCTCCACGGTAGGCGGGCTTGGCGCTCCCGCTCCCTTCCCGGGACTTACCGTTTTCCAGGCTTTCTGGGCCGAGACTTTCGGCACCTTTGTTCTCATGTTGACCATTATGGGCATCGCCGTGGATCGCAGGGCTCCGCAGGGCTGGGCCGGCCTCATCATCGGTCTCACCGTGGGCGGTCTGATCACCACCCTGGGCAACATTTCGGGTTGTGGCATCAATCCGGCCCGTACTTTCGGACCCTACCTGATCGACAGCCTGGTAGGGGGCCCCAACCTCTGGGCCAACTTCTGGGCTTATCTGGTGGGGCCCATTATCGGAGCCCTTTTGGCGGTCCTGGTTTATGAGGGTGTGGTGAAGCAGAAGGAGTAGCTGCGCCCGAGCTTGGCCCGGGGCGTTCCCGGGCCTTGACGGTGCCGGGGGGCGTCCTGCGCTCGAACGGGACGCCCCCTCACGGAGGGGAGACAGAGATGGGCGGGGTACGGGTACGCACGGGAGCCAGGTTGCACCTGGGCCAGCTTGACCTGTGCGGGAACCTCGGTCGGAGGTTCGGCAGCGTAGGGGTGGCCATCGAGCGCCCCGGTTGGGAGGTGGTGGTCGAACGAGGTTCGGGGCTTCGCGTGGAAGTATCGGGGGAGGTCGAGGAGAGTGCCGCCTCCCGGGCGGCGGCCCTGGTGCAGGAGTACCTGGATCATTACTCCCTGCCGGGGGCCCGCCTGCGCATTCTCAGCTCCATACCTGCCCACAGGGGGCTGGGGTCGGGAACCCAGCTGGCCCTGGCGGTGGGCGTAGCGGTTACCCGGCTGTACGGCCTCCGCCCTTCGGTTTGGGAACTGGCGCAGGTAACCGACCGGGAGGGGAGCCGATCCGGCATCGGGGTGGCGGCCTTTGCCCATGGCGGCCTGGTGGTTGATGGCGGTCTGCGGGTGCCTTCTCCCGGATCGCCTCCACGGCGTTCCCTTCCGCCGGTAACTGCCCGGATTCCGTTTCCCAGGAGCTGGGGAATTGTGGTGGGCCTGCCGCCCTCCGTCCGGGAAGTGGCCGGGGAAGAGGAGGCAGCAGCCTTCGCCGGGCTCGAACCCATGGACGAGGGGACTGCCGGGTATCTCGCCCGCCTGGTCTTGAT contains the following coding sequences:
- a CDS encoding MFS transporter, with protein sequence MGGRLLTEDETVVSWLDGLRLNRFHYGLMLLVGSVELFSGYNSQIIAYTLPQIMRDWRLNPVLGGTLSSYTFMGFMVGTAVLGAVADRIGRKRALMLAVTVFALFGGLAGLARGFFWFAILRFLAGIGMGGALPIAIALVSEYAPARARGKAVTIMACGFNLGWAVAALGGMLIVPTLGWRAALLVGMLPLLLLPLFWLRLPESVQFLSVRGRYLEALREVRRLEAAAGTPPREWGRQHFAFVTASSGSRARDIFGSGLAPTTLLLWITYFFAFLAVYGLSIWLPSLLLASGFSVTQGYGLGMFQSVCAVGGGLVSGLLMDRWGRKPVLAGYYLLGGAALCLLAAVSSGLAWWWRLPLPALSYCPCLCPSTWWQERCIPPGSAPPGWAGRLPSDGWDLFWGRFW
- a CDS encoding sigma-54-dependent Fis family transcriptional regulator, coding for MGQNRVERVYRLWEAVVFRRGSPDTAARYVDPAIIQSWQRCLSRNLSPERPVAKRLDDGEIRARRKQYARLIEIARLFLERLYHLVTGSGFVVVLLDREACILELMGDEEILNRDYYFRVGEFWDEESKGTNAMGLAKVEQKHVQVYATEHYCRANHWLTCSAAPIRNEDGEMIGILDVSGDYRRAHAHTLGMVVAAVQAIENHLRLEAAGAEISRSYSNIAAIVEAISDGLVSFDHHGSVTMVNHVAARMLGVTVADCLGQPLDKMLNLPTATIRNIIEGQQVLTDQEIFVDTGRGPMYFLMSGRPILDGEQKVCGGVVTLRPMGSVHRLITKMVGASARFTFEDILGSSPSIRRAIQAAKSVARSTSTVLLEGESGTGKEMFAQAIHNASPVAAGPFVAINCGAIPRELVESELFGYEEGAFTGARRGGRPGKFELANGGTVFLDEVGDMPWETQAALLRVLQEKQVVRVGGLKPIPVTIRVIAATNRDLKKEVEKGNFRGDLYYRLNVVSIRVPPLRERREDIALLVQHFIQKFSALLRMPPNEIDPAVLDIFYLYSWPGNVRELSNLIERAVNLAQGKPIAVEHLPDYLQAMLKAGGTANLTVPHLPEAAFYRQQRQLIVETLETVEGNIAKCSRVLGISRSTLYRKLKRYGISVPRKIM
- a CDS encoding aquaporin family protein, which produces MAYSLGKKFLAELIGTWMLVIVGPGAAAVTLMLAAGEQKASSFNIGIGALGGLGDWFAVGMAFAIIIAAAIYVFGPVSGCHINPAVSIALWAGKKLPAKELVPYLVAQFLGAALGSLTLLGLLGYEGSTVGGLGAPAPFPGLTVFQAFWAETFGTFVLMLTIMGIAVDRRAPQGWAGLIIGLTVGGLITTLGNISGCGINPARTFGPYLIDSLVGGPNLWANFWAYLVGPIIGALLAVLVYEGVVKQKE
- a CDS encoding diguanylate cyclase encodes the protein MSREELHALVDLLPEEAVGAAKDLLEGILHAGSGFGRGQPEERAILLEQVVDYLPDATLAVDREGKVLVWNRAAEQMTGVKKEEILGKGGYACAVPFYGQPRPLLVNLVLGNGREWEKEYDKIERMGEVVAAEGFAPNACEGKGLRFWTLAAPIYAPDGKLIGAVQCIRDIGDRKKAEEELKYLSTHDTLTGLYNRAYFEEELRRLEKSHFFPVSFVICDLDGLKVVNDALGHERGDELLRRAAAAIAACLRASDVVARVGGDEFVVLLPGTDRKGAEAVAERILAEVEEDNLSHPELPLSLSIGTAAAQDASVSLWSVYKEADDAMYRDKLARGREPRLAVLRVLKAVLAEKDLHSERLREMACALGEAVGLSREEMDRLCLLVEVHDIGKLGVPRHILLKPGTLSTEEWKEVKRHPEIGYRIALSSPELASVADLILQCRERWDGTGYPQGLRGEEIHLLCRILAVVEAYEVMTTDRPYRRALSHQEAVAELKRGAGRQFDPKLVEIFLGLIGDS
- a CDS encoding DUF2193 domain-containing protein — protein: MSEALYSKMAAEAMAAQKADLEVIREKRGSRFRVTDAKPYVDAVNGMQPAEGQSAEVFRLHVDSVNAHYQILCQLTDTVRPEDDPFVEHYQTPAVLEILYALDPPFRRAVEAFIKAIEDNEVLIGREAVRRYGGFYGPTCVVDFAFCPGSTRNVVNTILNGLDIDRAYKQAILSAKSWGMNTSYGIGAAFAAALEAGKTVAEAVRAEIETLKLVYDRPIEAQAKLMAEAGHASFDVKAYMERYKESIKPAVEAAVKAGVHYGNIVTVPAYCVGDVAHHISQSMYNMAKDDVTMAIIDAVSRVMEETLNHGLQQGYKSAYDVLSVATGSTAAATAYILEKDGFTVPMVVDLLVKRFTNYVQMYPNRGAAAELHNCDFMDMILRGAKILEPAPIGSGGKVRGVEVQLAPVDQNEVLSNPQRYTYPACAITVRFSSLMRLADFPCLLTSEPVTATLMTNIIALEPTKPGSPARVCKDCAVCTLVKRHNHCNWKEAV